One Paraburkholderia aromaticivorans genomic region harbors:
- a CDS encoding branched-chain amino acid ABC transporter ATP-binding protein/permease: protein MNPKKLIASALALIALAVFPVLSGNPYYIHLLETIMIYAILLFGLDIVVGYTGQVSLGHAGLFGVGAYTAGVLFFKLGMPFIVTAPLAILITAAFGAILALPALRVSGPYLAMVTLAFGTILQILINEMDFLTNGPMGVKIPKPLIGGRPMNEVEYYWLVAALLVASLIVVHRVLRSHLGRAFEALRDSPIASDCMGVSVYRYKVYAFVISAGFAGLAGCLYSYSEQYISPNTYNFELTILFLLAIIMGGRKTRTGALLGSAIIVLLPKLLDDIDMFRTVASVLATVVVIGAGVALARKVSTPRKVAIPVLGTAGLAAFSYRIDTLADWRLTIFGLMILLVVYYLQDGVVGFVRKIVMHGRVRTVTVDTTRPATMGGDAIQAVHAGGTEDILQLRGILMQFSGLKALNNVDLTVQRGTIHGLIGPNGSGKSTMMNVLTGIYVPTAGTLEYRGASLAGKTSAQIALSGIARTFQNVQLFGEMTALENVLVGLHHTFNANLADVGLMSSRYRREERAARERAFGMLRFVGLDNVAAEEARNLPYGKQRLLEIARALALDPQLLLLDEPAAGLTAPDIKELVAIMRKVRDHGITVVLIEHHMDVVMSVCDRVSVLDFGQKIAEGKPADIQSNEKVIEAYLGGQPAGLAA from the coding sequence GTGAATCCGAAGAAGCTCATTGCGTCCGCACTGGCGCTGATCGCGCTCGCGGTGTTTCCCGTGTTGTCGGGGAACCCGTATTACATCCATCTGCTTGAGACGATCATGATCTACGCGATCCTGCTCTTCGGTCTCGACATCGTGGTCGGTTATACAGGGCAGGTGTCGCTCGGGCATGCCGGGTTGTTCGGCGTCGGCGCCTACACGGCCGGCGTGTTGTTCTTCAAGCTCGGCATGCCGTTCATCGTCACCGCGCCGCTGGCGATTCTCATCACGGCGGCCTTCGGCGCGATTCTCGCGCTGCCGGCGTTGCGCGTGTCCGGTCCTTACCTCGCGATGGTGACGCTGGCGTTCGGCACGATCCTGCAGATTCTCATCAACGAGATGGACTTTCTGACCAACGGGCCGATGGGCGTGAAGATCCCGAAGCCTTTGATCGGCGGCCGGCCGATGAACGAGGTCGAGTACTACTGGCTCGTCGCGGCGCTGCTGGTCGCCTCGCTAATCGTCGTGCACCGCGTGCTGAGATCGCATCTGGGCCGCGCGTTCGAAGCGCTGCGCGACAGTCCGATCGCGTCGGACTGCATGGGTGTCTCGGTGTACCGCTACAAGGTCTACGCGTTCGTGATCAGCGCCGGGTTTGCCGGACTGGCCGGTTGCCTCTATTCGTATTCCGAGCAGTACATCTCGCCGAATACATATAACTTCGAACTCACCATCCTGTTCCTGCTCGCGATCATCATGGGCGGCCGCAAGACCCGCACTGGCGCATTGCTCGGCTCGGCGATCATCGTGCTGCTGCCCAAACTGCTCGACGACATCGACATGTTCCGCACTGTCGCCTCCGTGCTGGCAACAGTCGTCGTGATCGGCGCGGGCGTCGCGTTGGCTCGCAAGGTGTCCACGCCGCGCAAGGTCGCGATTCCGGTTTTGGGCACGGCAGGTCTCGCCGCGTTTTCCTACCGGATCGACACGCTCGCCGACTGGCGGCTGACGATCTTCGGGCTGATGATTTTGCTGGTGGTGTATTACCTGCAGGACGGCGTGGTCGGCTTTGTGCGCAAGATCGTGATGCATGGCCGGGTCCGCACGGTTACCGTCGACACCACGCGACCGGCCACGATGGGTGGCGATGCAATTCAGGCGGTGCATGCGGGCGGCACGGAAGACATTCTGCAATTGCGCGGCATCCTGATGCAGTTCAGCGGACTGAAGGCGCTCAACAACGTCGATCTGACCGTGCAGCGCGGCACGATTCACGGACTGATCGGCCCGAACGGATCGGGAAAAAGCACGATGATGAACGTGCTGACCGGCATCTATGTGCCGACCGCGGGCACGCTCGAGTATCGCGGCGCGTCGCTCGCGGGCAAGACCTCCGCACAGATTGCGCTGTCTGGAATCGCGCGCACTTTCCAGAACGTGCAGTTGTTCGGCGAGATGACCGCGCTCGAGAATGTGCTGGTCGGCCTGCATCACACGTTCAACGCGAATCTTGCGGATGTCGGCCTGATGTCGTCGCGCTATCGACGCGAGGAACGCGCCGCCCGCGAGCGCGCGTTCGGCATGCTGCGGTTCGTCGGCCTGGACAATGTCGCCGCCGAGGAGGCACGCAACCTGCCGTACGGCAAACAGCGCCTGCTCGAAATCGCGCGGGCGCTCGCGCTCGATCCGCAACTGCTGCTTCTGGACGAACCCGCCGCCGGGCTCACCGCGCCGGATATCAAGGAACTGGTCGCGATCATGCGCAAAGTACGCGATCACGGCATTACCGTCGTGCTGATCGAGCATCACATGGACGTGGTGATGAGCGTGTGCGACCGCGTTTCGGTGCTGGACTTCGGGCAGAAGATCGCCGAAGGCAAGCCTGCCGATATTCAGTCGAACGAAAAAGTCATCGAAGCCTATCTCGGCGGCCAGCCTGCCGGGCTAGCGGCGTGA
- a CDS encoding branched-chain amino acid ABC transporter permease — translation MAILLQLIYSGIALGMIYAVIAFGYQLTFATSGTLNFGQGDALMLGALVGLTLVTLGVNYWLMIPLVCVFGLLQGAFVERIGVRPAIKIKSEFGWIMSTIALGIIFKNVAENLWGRDDLRFPSPLPEAPLKVFGANVLPMELLVVGGALVMMLAVEFFNRKTIFGKAVVATANDRDAAALMGINTGLVITFSYALSSLTAAFAGVLIAPLTLTGATMGAVLGLKAFAVAIIGGLSSGLGIVVGGVILGIAETTTGFYISTGYKDVPGLVLLLIVLALKPAGLFGKTSIKKV, via the coding sequence ATGGCCATTCTTCTGCAGCTCATCTATAGCGGCATTGCGCTCGGCATGATCTACGCCGTGATCGCATTCGGCTATCAACTCACGTTCGCCACGTCCGGCACGCTCAACTTCGGCCAGGGCGATGCGCTCATGCTCGGCGCGCTGGTCGGCCTCACGCTCGTCACGCTCGGCGTCAACTACTGGCTGATGATTCCGCTCGTCTGCGTGTTCGGTCTGCTGCAAGGCGCGTTTGTCGAACGGATCGGTGTGCGGCCCGCGATCAAGATCAAATCCGAATTCGGCTGGATCATGTCGACGATCGCGCTCGGCATCATCTTCAAGAACGTCGCGGAGAACCTCTGGGGCCGCGACGATCTGCGCTTCCCTTCCCCGCTTCCGGAAGCTCCGCTGAAAGTATTCGGCGCCAATGTGCTGCCGATGGAATTGCTGGTGGTCGGCGGCGCCCTCGTCATGATGCTGGCGGTCGAGTTCTTCAACCGCAAGACGATCTTCGGCAAGGCGGTAGTGGCCACCGCGAACGACCGCGACGCCGCGGCGTTGATGGGCATCAACACCGGTCTCGTCATCACGTTTTCGTACGCGCTGTCGTCGCTGACCGCGGCTTTTGCCGGCGTGCTGATCGCGCCGCTCACGCTCACCGGCGCGACGATGGGCGCCGTGCTCGGACTCAAGGCGTTCGCGGTGGCGATCATCGGCGGCCTGTCGAGCGGGCTGGGTATCGTGGTGGGCGGCGTGATTCTCGGCATCGCCGAGACGACGACCGGCTTCTACATTTCCACCGGCTACAAGGACGTGCCCGGGCTCGTGCTGCTGCTGATCGTGCTCGCGTTGAAACCTGCCGGCCTGTTCGGCAAGACGTCGATCAAGAAAGTGTGA